A region of Dermochelys coriacea isolate rDerCor1 chromosome 1, rDerCor1.pri.v4, whole genome shotgun sequence DNA encodes the following proteins:
- the TSPO gene encoding translocator protein, whose protein sequence is MVPTWAPAVGFTLLPHTGGFLGGMITKRHIPIWYESLEKPPWCPPNWMFGPVWGTLYTAMGYGSYLVWKELGGFNEESMVPLGLYAGQLALNWAWTPIFFGAHKIGWGLVNLLLTSGAATATTVIWYHVNKRAAYLMFPYLAWLTLASVLNYRVWKDNKDKKQS, encoded by the exons ATGGTACCGACGTGGGCCCCGGCTGTTGGTTTCACACTCTTGCCCCATACAGGAGGGTTTTTGGGAGGCATGATAACAAAGAGACACATCCCTATATGGTATGAATCTCTTGAGAAGCCACCCTGGTGTCCACCTAACTGGATGTTTGGCCCTGTCTGGGGAACTCTCTATACAGCAATGGG ATATGGTTCTTACCTGGTATggaaggagttgggaggtttcAATGAAGAGTCAATGGTTCCACTTGGGCTGTATGCAGGGCAGCTGGCATTAAATTGGGCATGGACTCCCATATTCTTTGGAGCTCACAAAATAGGATGG GGGTTGGTCAATCTCCTGCTCACTAGTGGTGCAGCAACAGCAACAACTGTCATCTGGTACCATGTCAACAAGAGAGCAGCATATTTGATGTTCCCTTATTTAGCTTGGTTAACTTTGGCTTCTGTGCTCAATTACCGCGTCTGGAAGGACAATAAAGACAAGAAGCAATCTTAA